In the genome of Pantanalinema sp., one region contains:
- a CDS encoding Fic family protein, which translates to MPILAKRRWEPDLSFARNRADSRSFDYEAYIPDPIASWTFDLPFNLAEELVATSTAVTELQGLSTFTGLESLSRQLLRVESIGSSRIEGLILSQRRLARAMLDPDAETETARAVAGNIHAMEAAIRLASDGREIQIDDLLTIHSKLLERTRDAEIAGRLRDRQNWIGGSDWSPQDAEFIPPPETEVERLLEDLCIFLQRDDIPPIIQAAIAHAQFETIHPFIDGNGRVGRALIHIVLRHRGVTPAVVPPISLVLATNAQRYIEGLTAYRSGNFLDWCLFFTRALFSATEQAKHLNEHLAALQDEWRRTLGRPRRHSAAERLIQALPAQPVLDFRSATSLVGGSEEAVRKALNELEANGVLACVTVGKKKNRIWEARELLTLVDHFEWQLATPTRLGAPRRPSPQRPEDRG; encoded by the coding sequence ATGCCAATTTTAGCTAAACGACGCTGGGAGCCGGACCTCTCATTTGCCAGGAATCGAGCAGATTCCAGAAGCTTCGATTACGAAGCCTACATTCCTGATCCAATCGCATCCTGGACGTTCGACCTGCCCTTCAACTTGGCGGAGGAACTGGTCGCTACCAGCACAGCAGTTACCGAACTCCAAGGCCTCTCCACTTTCACGGGCTTGGAGTCCCTGAGTAGGCAGTTGCTCCGCGTTGAAAGCATAGGTTCCTCACGTATCGAGGGGCTGATCCTATCCCAGCGCCGCCTGGCCAGAGCCATGCTGGATCCCGATGCCGAAACTGAAACGGCGCGAGCCGTAGCAGGCAACATCCATGCGATGGAGGCAGCGATACGTCTGGCATCCGATGGGCGCGAGATCCAAATCGATGACCTGCTGACCATTCATTCAAAACTGCTCGAAAGGACCCGAGACGCTGAAATAGCAGGGCGACTACGAGACAGGCAGAACTGGATAGGCGGCAGCGATTGGAGCCCACAGGACGCGGAATTCATTCCTCCACCCGAAACGGAAGTCGAGCGCCTGCTAGAGGATCTTTGCATCTTCTTGCAGCGTGACGACATTCCCCCGATCATCCAGGCGGCGATCGCCCATGCACAATTCGAGACCATCCATCCTTTCATCGACGGCAACGGGCGGGTAGGACGCGCCCTGATCCACATCGTCCTTCGGCACCGTGGGGTGACACCAGCAGTCGTACCGCCAATCAGCCTCGTGCTCGCAACCAATGCTCAACGCTACATCGAAGGGCTGACGGCCTATCGGTCAGGTAACTTCCTGGATTGGTGCCTATTCTTCACTCGCGCCCTCTTCTCAGCAACTGAACAAGCAAAACATCTCAATGAGCACCTTGCCGCCCTGCAAGATGAGTGGCGCCGTACACTCGGCCGTCCGCGTAGGCACTCTGCGGCCGAGCGGCTAATTCAAGCTTTGCCTGCCCAACCCGTGCTCGACTTCAGATCCGCAACCAGCCTCGTCGGAGGAAGCGAAGAAGCCGTAAGAAAAGCATTGAACGAACTGGAGGCGAATGGCGTATTAGCTTGCGTGACGGTAGGCAAAAAGAAAAACCGCATTTGGGAGGCTCGCGAACTACTGACGCTTGTTGACCACTTCGAGTGGCAGCTCGCCACGCCAACACGTTTAGGGGCTCCTCGACGGCCGTCACCACAAAGGCCAGAGGATCGGGGGTAA